DNA sequence from the candidate division TA06 bacterium genome:
AGAGCAGGCTGATTAAAGAGAAGATGAGGCTGGGAGAAGCTGCCCAAACCGACATCGCCGGCATCAGGCAGCATTATCTGAGGGTGAAGATTCCAGAAACAATCGAGAACATGGAGATCGCTGGTTTTAGCTATGATGCGAGCGTCGGTTTTTCAGACAGAGTTGGATTCAGAGCTTCAATGTGCCTGCCGTACCACTTATATGATTTCGAGAATAGAAAAGCCTTCGACATTCTGGAGATACCCATTTCTATCATGGACAGGGGCTTGCCGGGGGATGTGAAGAGGAGAAAGCAAGAGGCTAGAAGAATAGTACAGAGCGTGAAAGAAGGCAGGGGTGTCCTTTCACTTCTCTGGCACCAGAGTATGTTTGACGACGCTGATTTTCCTGGACTGGGCCGGCTGTATGAGTGGCTGCTGGGTATGGTTTCGGCTGACAATCCTTTTTTTGCAAACCACGTGGAGCTGTACAGGTGGTGGCGGAAGCGGGGGCAGGTTTCTATCGTTTCTTCAGAGGAGAAAGGGGCGGGGACAGTTCTGAGGATTGTATCGGGAGAGGAGATTCCACTAATGAGTTTCGAGGTGTTTGGAAGGGTCAGTGGGGTCAGTTGCGAAGGGGCAACTCTGAAAGAATTCTGCCTGAAAGAAGGAGATAGGTCCGTTTTTACGATTTGTGACATAAGAAGTCCCGGCTTTGGACTTTCTATTGAGCATGGCGATGAGTCCTGAGACAAGAAGATGGCCAGCCTTGGCTGGACTGGTTCTGATTCTGGCCATAATGCTTGTCCTTGAGGCTGTATTCTTCGGTTATCTGGTGGATGACTCCTTCATCTCCTACAGGTACGCAGAGAATCTCAGGGCAGGTAACGGTCTCGTCTTCAATCCAGGGGAGCGTGTAGAGGGCTATTCGAACTTCCTCTGGGTCATCATTCTAAGAAGCCTTATGTCAACAGGCGTCTCGCCCATCGTTGCCAGCAAATTCCTAGGAGTTGTACTGAGTATCGGTTCCATTCTCATTCTCTTTTTTCTTTCGAAGAACCTTTCTGACAGGCGTGGCATTTTCGTGCTCAGTTCCGTATTTCTGACAGCTACGGACATAGGTTTCATCAGGTGGTCAGTCGCAGGCATGGAGACTCAGCTGGCGACTTTTCTTTTCCTGGTTGCACTTTTCTTCTTCATCAAGGAGATAGAGGCGGATTCGAGTGTGCCGATGTCAAGCATTTTCCTCGGATTGTGCTCTCTTACGAGGCCAGAGGCCCCTCTTCTCTTTGTGGCAGGTCTTGCCTTCAGACTCTGGATCATCAGGAGGAAATGGTCGACTCGTGACACTGTGTGGGTTCTTGCCTATCTAGCTATCTTTGTCCCATACCTTATTTTCAGAGTATCCTACTATGGATACTTGTTTCCCAACCCTTACTATGCCAAGACCGGAGGAGGTCTGAAGCAGATCATAGTCGGTCTAAGGTATGCCAATCAGTTTTTCTCTCTTAATGGAGGCTATCTTCTTTTACCTTTGATTTCACTTCCCTTTATTTCAGGGAGATCGAGGCTTTCTCCTCTCTACCCGTTCTTGATTGCCTACCTGTTTTTCATAGTGTACGTGGGTGGAGATCACATGAAAGATTTCCGCTTCTTCGTTCCCATTCTGCCGGTTGTGTTTCTTCTTGCTCAGGAGGGGCTTTCGGAGTTTGCCCGATTGTTGAAACGATGGGGAAGAGTGGTCCTTGTTCTTTTTCTACTGGGCTTTGCCTTTTCTAATCTGATCCAGGACTATTTTGAAACTTCAGTTGTATGGTGGGGTGATGTGAGAGGGCAGATAGAACTCCTGAAGATGAAAGTAAGAAACCCTGAGAAAGTGTACGACAGAGCAAAAGTGGGTCTCTGGCTCAAAGATAATGTGGCGCCTGACAGAGTCGTCGCGGTGGAAGACTGCGGTATGATACCTTACTATTCGGGCTTGCGGACAATCGATATGTTTGGATTGATGGACACACACCTTGCCCATCTTAAGGGGATGATGCACAAGAAGTTTGATGCGTCCTATCTCCTTGACAGGAAGCCGGACGTGATCGTCCTCATCAGGTACCCCGAATGGAAGGACGGCCAACCATTCTGGCAATCGAACGTTGACAGGGAGCTCATCTCCAGCAGCAGGTTCAGATATGAATACAGACTCCTCCACAGGATAGAGGGCACCACCCGCTGGTTTTTGATTTTTGAAAGAATGGAGCCCCTTGAAGTACAGTAACTACAACGTCCACTACAGACTGAATGGAGAGGTTTTCGATTTCGAGAAGGAGATAGAGCTTCCCCACCGGAAGGCGGTTCTAATACTCCAGCAGTACATACTGAGGATGGGCAGGCTCGGGAAGACCGAATCAGTCCTTGATATCGGCTGCGGTTCAGGATGGATCCTGAGGACCTTGGCAAACTCCGGTCTGGTGAACCTCTATGGTATTGATATTTCGCGAGGTCAGTATATGAAACAGAAAGAAAAGCCTGGCCTCCCGGTTGCCTTTGCAGAGGCAGACGCTTATTTCTTGCCATTCAGGGAGGAGAGCATGGATGTGATCTTGATGAGCGAGATTCTGGAGCATCTTGAGACCCCTGCTGATGCTGTAGGTGAGGCTGTAAGGGTTCTTAGGAAGGGCGGGAAGCTCCTCATCACTGAGAAAAGATACGCCACACTCTGTGCATACACTGCAACAGGAAAACTCCCATAAACGCTCACGTTCAATCTTTCGATTTCGAACGCGTGCGGAAGTTGCTGGAGAATGAAGGGCTCCAGGTCACAAACATCAGTCATCTATTGAACAAGGCTCTGGTCCTTTTGCGAATTCACGTCCTGCTCAGCTTTCTGCCCCTCTCTCTCTGGCTGCTAGTTGACAGAGCTGTAGGGCTTGTTTTCAACAGGTGGACCAACATATGTGCTCGTGCCCACAGACCTCTCTGAAATGAAACACTCACTCACAATAAAGACAGGCATCATAGCCCTGTCAAATGTTATCAGGATGGCCGGGCTTCTGGTCATCAACGCAATACTGGCCAGGATCCTGACGAGGGACGCATACGGAACATACCAGCAGGTTTGGCTCGTCTACGCCACTATTTTTCCTGTCTTTATGCTCGGTATTCCAGCTTCCCTGTACTATTTCCTGCAGCACTCAGATGAGAGAGAAAGAGGATCGATCATGGCTAACTCCTTTCTCCTTCTCCTTTTCTCAGGTCTGGTCATGACAGTTCTGGTGGCGGCCGGTGCAGGTGGCATAGCGAAACTGTTCGGGAATCAACACCTCGCGCTTCCACTCCGCATCTTCTCCGCCTACTCACTTTTCACAGTCTCGACTCTTTGGGCAGAGCCCTTCTACATTTCGACAAATCGGCACAGTGTGGTTCTCTTTGTCACTGCTGCCTCCACTCTTGGTCTTGTGATTTCTGTTGTTCCTCTTGCAGCATTGGATAGGCCCCTTTCTCTCGTCTTTCTCGCGGTTGTCTGCTATTCAGCCCTGAGATTTGCGGGCCTGGGTCTGATGCTAGGGAGAGACAGAAAGCTTATCGGCAGAAGTCCTGACCGTTCTCTGACTGGCAGGCAGTTGGCGTATTCAGTCCCGGTGAATGCAAGTGAGATAATAGGTTCTGTATCAAAGAACGTCGACAAGGTGATGGTCTCCAGGTTCCTCAGTCCATCCTCCTACGCCATCTATGCCAACGGCGCGATGGAAATTCCCATTTCGGCTTTGCTTGTAGGATCTATATCTTCGGTGATATGGCCCTCACTTTCCCGGATGCACCAGGAGAAGAAAACCGGCAGCCTCCTGTCGGTCTGGCTCAACACGACGGATAAGACTGCATTCGTTGTTATGCCTCTCTTCTTCTTCTTTGTCCTGTATGCGCCCGATTTTATGGTGACACTCTTCTCACAGAAGTATCTTGCGAGCGCCACGCCGTTCAGGGTGCACCTTCTTGTTCTCCCCCTGAGGATTGCGCAGTATGCCGTTCTTCTTCTTTCCATGGGTGCCGCAAAGGCCGTCCTCTTTGGCGCGGCGGGAGATTTTGTGGTCAAATTCGGACTGAGCCTCGCTCTCATCAGGCCTCTTGGGTATGTTGGGCCAGCAGTAGCCGCAGTCTGCTCAACCTGGCTCCAGGTGTTCTACTACCTGTACATCGCAAAAAGGATTCTGGGAGTAGGATTTCGAAAAATCCTGCCGTGGGGCAGGCTTGCCAGAACTTGTATTATTGGTGCCATTGCGTGCGGTTGCAGCTATCCCGTGAGGCTCTCATCCTTAGATCCCTTACACCGACTCCTTGTTGGTGTTCTGGTCTTTGCCGCCGTGTATCTTCTCTTTTTCTATTGGTTTGCGAGAGAATCGATGCCGACTATCTTAAGCCGCAGGAGAGACTCTTGAACGGAGAGGTTCACTACTGGAAGTCCGTGGTTGGATCACGACGCGGGCAGGGAGTATCATCCGAAGCTCATCGCAAAGCAGGTTTTCGAAGGAGGAAGCCTTGCGTCTGAAGATCTGCCACGTTACTACAGGGCATGAGCTTGATGATGGAAGAATATTTCATAAGGAGGCGGTGAGCCTTGCCCGGAGAGGATTTGAGGTGGCAGTCCTGGGCCCGGCAGATGTGCCGTCATTCTCAAGAAGCGGCGTTGCTTTCGTCACAGTCCCGAAGGCCCCCTTCAGGAATAGAATCATAAGAAAAGCCTTGCTTCTTTTCAGGATCAGGGTGAAATCTATACTGATGCGGTATCATGTATACCACTGCCACGAGATGGATGCTGTTATAGCAGTCCTTCCCAACCTGTTCTTCGGTTCAAAAATAATATATGATGTGCATGAGCACTTTCCTGAGAACTACAGTGATCGCCTGAACAGACTGTGGCTTGCACTTCTGAAGATATTGGACAAATCCGTCTCAAGGGTTGTACAATTGGTGATAACTGTTGATGAGACACTTGCAGAAAAATACAAGGATTCCAGCAGTGTCGTAGTCGTACACAACTACCCCATATATAAATCCTATTCCCCTCCTGAACAAAGAAGAGACAAGAATCTTGCCATCTATGTTGGTGGAATTAGTGAACAGAGGGGAACGGTGGAGATGCTGGAAGCGCTTGCCCTTGCACGCAGTAAACACACTAGCCTCCGTTTGAGAATAGTTGGGAGGTTTGCCGAAGACGCCTTTCGTGAGACCGTTCAGCGGAAGATATCACAACTGAAGCTTTCTGATGCTGTTGAGATAATTGACTGGGTGCCGTTCGAAGATATCCCAGGGATGCTTCAGCAAGCTGGTTTTGGCATCTCCTTTTTGAAGTCTCTGCCCAGGTATACCCTGGCAATACCCATTAAGGTGTACGAGTACATGGCTGCTGGTGTCCCTGTGATTGCCAGCCGCTTTCAGGACACTTTGCGGTTGCTTGATGCTGAGAGATGTGGTATAACAGCAGAGCCTGGAAGTGTGCAGTCTCTCTCAGATGCAATCTGTGTCGTTCTTAAGGACTTGAAGGAAGCAGAAAACATGGGAAAAAACGGGCGTCTAGCAATCAAGCAGAAATACAACTGGGAGAATGAGTCACAAATTCTGATTAGAGCCTATGAAAGAATTACAGAAGCTGCTGGCAGACCTCAATCCTGAACAGAGGGTAGCTGTCACGTGGCCCGAAGGGCCGGTTCTGATACTTGCCGGTGCAGGTTCAGGAAAGACGAGGGTGCTCGCCTACAGGATTGCATACTTGATTGGTCACAAAGGGGTAAAGCCACAGAACGTTCTGGCAGTTACGTTTACGAATAAGGCAGCTGAAGAGATGGCGCAGCGTGTCCAGAACCTGCTGGAGGGTGAGATGAAGCCATTGTGGCTAGGAACCTTCCATTCTGCGTGTGTGAGGATATTGAGAAGGGATGGAGAATACGTCGGGTACGCCCGCAACTTCTCTATCTTTGATGAGACCGACAGCCTTTCTATCTTGAAAGAGATTATGAAGGAACTCAAACTGTCTGAGAGGGAATATAATCCAAAAGCGATAAGGTCAAGAATAAGCGGTGCAAAGAATGCCCTCGTCGGGCCTGAAGGTTATCCTGTTTCAAATCGATATACAGAGCAGGTGGTCAGGGTGTATGCCGCATACAACGCGAGACTGAGGCAATACAATGGCCTGGATTTCGACGACCTGCTCCTCAAAGTTGTCGAACTCCTCTCTGGCTACGAGAATGTGAAGGACATCTACTCAGACCGCTTCCGGCACATCCTGGTGGACGAATACCAGGATACAAACAGGGCTCAATATCTGATAGTCCAGCTTCTCTCTTCAAAACACAGAAATATTTTTGTTGTCGGAGATGATGATCAGTCAATATATGGATTCAGGGGAGCTGACATAAACAACATACTCGATTTCGAAAAGGACTTCCCGGATGTGAAAACTGTTAGGCTCGAACAGAACTACAGGTCTACTAGGCTAATACTGAATGCCGCCTCGTCTGTGGTCAGGAACAATGTGGGGAGGATGGGGAAAGAGCTGTGGACAGAGAATGAAGAGGGAGAGAAGCTTGTTCTCATAGAGGCTGCTGATGAGGAGGATGAGGCAATGATGATATGTGAGAACCTCTTCAGAAGCGGACGCAATCTTCGAGATTTCGTCATTCTGTACAGGACAAATGCACAGAGCCGGCCCATAGAAGAGACGATGAGAAGGGCCGGACTCCCTTACATTGTTGTCGGTGGGATGAGATTTTATGAAAGGAAAGAAGTGAAGGACATTATCGCGTACATGCGCCTTGTGGTGAATCCAAAGGACTCTGTCAGCTTAAAAAGGATTGTGAACTCACCCAAAAGAGGTATCGGACCGGCTGTAGTGGGCCGCCTGGAGAGGTTCGCAGGCGAACAGGGCATCAGTCTTTACGAATCAATTTTGAGGATAGAAGAGATAGAAGAGATTCAGGAACGTTACATGAATGCCCTCAGAGGTTTCAGAAATGTGATAGAAAAGGCGAAGGCGAGCGTGGATGAACTGGGTGCAGCCGAGCTTATGTCGCAGATGATTGATGATGTCGGCTACATAAGGGAGCTGGAGCAGGAGAGGACAAGGGAGGCTGGATCGAGAATAGAAAATGTGAGGGAACTCCTCTCCTCTGCTGTATCATATGAGGAGAGGGCTACGGACAGGTCAATACGGGGATTCCTGACTGAAGTTTCTCTCTTTACTGCCATAGATGGGTGGAACGAGAAGCAGGAGGCGGTTACTTTGATGACTGTCCACAATGCCAAAGGATTGGAATTTCCTGTCGTCTTCATATCAGGGCTTGAAGATGGACTCTTTCCTCACTCTTCATCTTTCGAATCTCCTTCTGAACTCGAGGAGGAGAGGAGGCTTTTCTATGTGAGCATGACAAGGGCCAAGGAGAAGGTCTATCTCAGTCATGCAAGGGAGCGGACCAGATTCGGCGGGCCCATGCCTTCTTTCCCTTCCAGATTCTTGAAGGAAATACCCGAGGATTTGATTGACACTGAGAAGAGCAAGTTCTCACAGTTTGACGTCGGTGACATTGTGAGACACCCTGATTGGGGTGTGGCAAAAGTCCTCAGGTTGGAGGGAGACGGGGATGATGTGAGGGCTGTACTCAGATTCGAGGCAGGGTTTGAAAAACTTGTTATGTTGAAATATGCTGGACTGACCAGAGCCAGCAAGGAGGACCAGTGGGGATAGATAGAAAAGAGGTAGAGCACATAGCCGAACTGGCAAGGCTTGCCTTGTCAGAAAAAGAGAAAGAACTGTTCACCGACCAGTTGACTGACATCGTCGATTATGTAGAGAAACTGAAGGAGCTGGACGTTGAAAAAGTTGAACCCACCTGCCATATCGAAGAAATGACGAACAGGTTCAGAGAAGACAAGCCGGGAGATGAGCTGTCAAGGGAGAAGGCAACAGCCAACGCGCCGGAATGCGAGGCAGGACAGTTCCGTGTGCCACTGGTGGTCAAGGACATCGGCCCTGTCAGTTAAGAGGAGGAAGGGTTGATTTTTGAGAAGAGCTGCCGCGAGCTTTCAGAACTTCTGAGAAAAGGAGAGGTCTCTTCGGTCTCTCTGGTCCATGAAGCACTGGCCAGGATCAAGTCGATTGATTTGAACTCCTTCATAACCATCTGTGAGAATGAAGCCCTGGAGGCGGCAGAGGAAGCGGATCGGCTCCTCCGCTCCAAGAAGAAGTTGAGCCCTCTGTGCGGGATTCCAATTGGGCTGAAGGACAACCTGGTAACAAAGGGTGTGGAGACGACATGTGGCTCAAAGATACTGAAAGGGTTCATCCCTCCGTTTGACGCCACTGTCGTAGAAAGGTTAAAGCAAGCAGGCATGGTTATCGTGGGAAAGACGAACATGGATGAGTTCGGCATGGGCTCATCCACTGAGAACTCCCATTTTGGCCCTGTACGCAATCCATGGGATAGAGAGAGAGTGCCTGGGGGGTCGAGCGGAGGGTCTGCGGCTGCGGTGGCGTCAAGACAGGTACCGCTGGCGCTGGGGTCAGATACGGGCGGGTCAATAAGGCAGCCGGCGTCATTTTGCGGGACGGTCGGCTTAAAACCGACATATGGGTGTGTGTCAAGGTACGGGCTGGTCGCGTTCGCTTCTTCACTGGACCAGATCTGTCCGATGGCCAACTCGGTTGAGGACTGTGCGTTTCTACTGGAGGCGATGGCTGGAGAGGACGCCAGGGATTCCACTTCGGTCCCTGTGGCGGTTCCCCACTATCCAGAACTGATAGGGGAGAACGTCAAGGGAATGAAAATAGGCATTCCAAAGGAATTCTTTGGCAAAGGCCTGGACGAAGAAGTGAAGAAATCAGTTGATGGTGCTACTCATCTACTTGAGGAATTAGGCGCTCAGACTATTGAGGTCTCCCTTCCGCACACTGATTATGCGATAGCCACGTACTATCTCATCGCCAATGCGGAAGCCTCCTCAAACCTCGCAAGATATGACGGCGTACGATATGGTTACAGGACAGAAAATTTTCCCGACCTCTCTGCCATGTATTCAAAGACAAGGGATGAAGGGTTTGGAGATGAGGTAAAAAGGAGGATAATGCTGGGTACTTACGCTCTCAGCGCCGGCTACTACGATGCGTACTATCTCAGAGCCTTGAAAGTGAGGACGCTCATAAAGTCCGACTTCGATAAGGCTCTTGAGAGCGTGGACTGCCTGGTCACTCCAACCTCTCCAACTGTTTCTTTCAAAATAGGGGAGAAGATTGATGACCCTCTTTCCATGTATCTATCCGATGTGTATACAGTATCGGTTAGCCTTGCCGGCCTCCCCGCCGTCAGCGTGCCGTGTGGGTTCTCAGCCTCAGGGCTGCCTATAGGGATGCAGATAATCGGGAAGGCTTTCGATGAGTCGACCATTCTAAGAGTGGCTAAGGCCTTTGAGTCTTCCAGCAATAGCACAGGCAAGATACCACCTGCTGCGGAGGCCGACATTGGAGTATGAGACTGTAATAGGCATGGAGATACACGCCCAGTTGGCAACCAGAACGAAGGTGTTCTGCGGTTGTTCGACAGAGTTTGGTGCTGATCCCAATGTTCACGTATGTCCTGTGTGTCTCGGGATGCCCGGAGTGCTCCCTGTGCTGAATAAAGAGGTTGTCAATCTTGCCATAAGGGGCGCTCTTGCCTTGAGGGCGAAGATTCAAGGGATGAGCAGGTTTGCCAGGAAGTCCTATTTCTATCCGGATCTACCAAAGGGGTACCAGATATCACAATACGAAGAATCATTCGCTACAGATGGCTATGTGATGATAGACAGCGATGGGAAACGAAAGAAGATACGTGTAAAGAGGATGAACCTTGAAGAAGACGCTGGTAAGTCGATTCACGAGCAGAGCACGACTCTTGTGGATTTCAACAGATGCGGAGTTGCTCTTCTTGAGATAGTCACAATGCCCGATCTGAAAAGCCCGGAGGAGGCGGTCGCATATCTCAGGACGGTCAGGAGACAGCTGCAGTATGCGGGAGTCTCCTCATGCGACATGGAGAAAGGGCACTTCAGGTGCGAGCCGAACGTGTCTGTTCGGCCGGCCGGGTCAGATAAGCTTGGAACGCGGACTGAGCTCAAGAACTTGAACTCATTGAAAGCAGTAGAAAGGGGCTTGAGGTTTGAGATTGAAAGGCAGATAGGCTTGCTCAAGAGAGGAGAGCAGGTTGTTCAGCAGAGTCTGCTCTGGGACGAGAAAGAGCAGAAGGCGGCTCCCATGCGGGCCAAAGAGGAAGCTGAGGATTACAGGTATTTCATAGAGCCGGATCTCGTTCCTCTGATCGTGGACACTCCGTGGGTGGAGAAGGTCAAATCGGACGTGCCAGAGCTTGCTGATGATAGAGCGGAGAGATTTGTCAAAGAATATGGGATAAGACCGTATGACGCTGGAGTCCTCACATCCACAAGAGAACTTGCTGACTACTATGAGAGAACAATAGGGTTTCACAAAGACCCCACCGGGCTGGCCAACTGGATAAGTACTGAGGTCCTTGGCTTGATGCATGAAAAGGGGATAGCAATCAGAGAACTGAAGGCCAGGCCGGAACATCTTGCTGAGCTTTTCGACCTGATAGCAGATGGCTCGATAAACAAGAAGATGGCCAAAGAGATATTCATGGAGATGGCAGAGAAAGGGATGGGGGCTAAGGCGATTGTGTCTCAAAAGGGCTTAAGACAGGTGACGGACGAAAAAGAACTGGAGGATATGATAACAAGGGTTTTGAGCGAGAACCCGAAAGAAGTGGAGAGATACTTTGGTGGGAAAGATGCGCTCTTTGGATTCTTTGTAGGGCAGGTGATGAAGGCAAGCAGGGGTAAAGCCAACCCGAAACTGGTAAACGAAATACTTAGAAGGCAACTGGACAAGCGTAAGAACTCCCCCAATTCCCAGTAACGACTGCCGCGCTGTCACCATTTTGAGACCCGGGTTTCTGGAGTAGCCGAGCTTGATCGACGTCTGAGCGCGCCACCCCGTGAGACGGGGCAGGCAAGTGGCGCTACTCCAGTGTCAGGTTCAATGAGACAAGCAGGATGAAGCGACATCGACCGCCACACATCTATGTTGACAACGCCGACTATTTCTTGACAATGGCCACCTATGAACATCACTCCCTTTTTGACACTGATGAGAAAAAGTGGTTGCTGAAAGCAGCACTGGATCATGCTGTAAACACATCGGGGTATTTTCTCCATGGTTGGGTTATCCTCTGTAGTCATTTGCACGTACTGATCAGAATCACGTTGGGAGCAACATTGCCCGGATTTGTGTCACGAATCACTGGAAAGAGTGGGATTGAACTGAACAAACTGGACGGCAAACCAGGGCGTCGTGTGTGGTATCAATATTGGGATCGTTGTGTCAGAAACGAATCCGACTTCTACGTGCGGCTAAACTATATACACCAGAATTGCGTGAAGCACGGTTATGTGGACGATATGAGTTTGTATCTATTCTCGAGCTATCGCGAGTACGTCGAGAGACGCGGGCAGAAGTGGGTAGATGAGTGCTTCAGGATGTACCCGGTTGTGGATTTCACCCCGGAGGAAGGTCTGGAGTAGCCCAACTTTCCCTCTACAAGCTTGGGATTTCGCTTCGCTCGGCGTGGGGGCGCGCCGCAAGCGGCGCTACTCCAAGGTCGAGGCAGGTAGTTTGGAGTAGCCGAGCTTGCTCGGCGTCTGAGCGCGCCACCCCGTGAGACGGGGCAGGCAAGTGGCGCTACTCCAGAGTGGAGGCTCGGAGCGATGTGATTGTGTTTTCTGCGTGTAGCCTAGAGGTAGTTTGGAGTAGCCGCCTGCCCGGGCCGTGCGACGGCCGGCCGTTTCACGGCCTCCCGAGCACTTTGGTACGCTCCTCGTGGAACGAGGCAGGCAGCATAAACTCCACCGAGGGGAGCGTGCCGAAGGGCGAACCGCCCCTACTCTTCTACCGGATCTTGGTCTGCTCTGGCGAGAGCGTCACAAGTCGTCCCTTGTATTCCTCGAGTGTGTGGTTCCTCAAGAAATGTTCCACCAGTGCGATTTCGTCCTCGATTTTTAGATTCCCGATTCGGAGATACACGATTCCGAGCACCATTGTGGAGTTAAACCGATACTGGTTAGTGAAGTGAAAATCCCTTGTGATCAAGAGGCGTGGACCATCCTGGGCCAGTTTCCAGACCTTCTCGTCGGGAATGCCCTTGCTTGCGATTTCAGAGATGTGCTCAACTTCGTGCCCCAAGGCCTTCAGACGGGGAGAAAGCGACCGTGAAACATTTTCGTCTACCAGGATCTTCACGCGGGCACTGTCTTTTCAGTGGCGAGATATGCGGCGTACTCAAGACAAGCGTTCACATCCTCTCGGGTGATCCGGGGGAAATTGCTGAGAACAGCCTCTACCGAATCACCCGCAGCCAGGTGGCTAAGAATGATCTGCACAGGAATGCGGGTATCTCTAATGCATGGCTCTCCGCCGGAAATAGCCGGATCAGAAACGATGCGGTCGTTCAGTTTTTTTGCCTGTTTCATCTCCATTCACTCTTTCTTACTGTGCGACGCTGATTTTACCAGAGACAACTCCATCACGTCAACAGGAAACTCCACTGCGATAGCCAGCTGTCTGCAGGCTGCGCAGCTTATAGGGTTCCGTAATGGGGGGAGTCTGGACTTGACAGAGGATGTTGGCCCAGATAGGATGAGCCCCAGCTAAAAAGGCACTCGTCCCAGGAGGCACCTATCCAAAGGCAAATGTCGGAGTCGAATAGATCAAGATTGATTCTGACGGTAGTAAGTGTGGTCTGTGCTCTCCTTGCTCTATTTCGCCTCATCAGC
Encoded proteins:
- a CDS encoding glycosyltransferase, with the translated sequence MRLKICHVTTGHELDDGRIFHKEAVSLARRGFEVAVLGPADVPSFSRSGVAFVTVPKAPFRNRIIRKALLLFRIRVKSILMRYHVYHCHEMDAVIAVLPNLFFGSKIIYDVHEHFPENYSDRLNRLWLALLKILDKSVSRVVQLVITVDETLAEKYKDSSSVVVVHNYPIYKSYSPPEQRRDKNLAIYVGGISEQRGTVEMLEALALARSKHTSLRLRIVGRFAEDAFRETVQRKISQLKLSDAVEIIDWVPFEDIPGMLQQAGFGISFLKSLPRYTLAIPIKVYEYMAAGVPVIASRFQDTLRLLDAERCGITAEPGSVQSLSDAICVVLKDLKEAENMGKNGRLAIKQKYNWENESQILIRAYERITEAAGRPQS
- a CDS encoding DUF433 domain-containing protein, with protein sequence MKQAKKLNDRIVSDPAISGGEPCIRDTRIPVQIILSHLAAGDSVEAVLSNFPRITREDVNACLEYAAYLATEKTVPA
- the gatC gene encoding Asp-tRNA(Asn)/Glu-tRNA(Gln) amidotransferase subunit GatC, which translates into the protein MGIDRKEVEHIAELARLALSEKEKELFTDQLTDIVDYVEKLKELDVEKVEPTCHIEEMTNRFREDKPGDELSREKATANAPECEAGQFRVPLVVKDIGPVS
- a CDS encoding class I SAM-dependent methyltransferase — encoded protein: MKYSNYNVHYRLNGEVFDFEKEIELPHRKAVLILQQYILRMGRLGKTESVLDIGCGSGWILRTLANSGLVNLYGIDISRGQYMKQKEKPGLPVAFAEADAYFLPFREESMDVILMSEILEHLETPADAVGEAVRVLRKGGKLLITEKRYATLCAYTATGKLP
- the gatA gene encoding Asp-tRNA(Asn)/Glu-tRNA(Gln) amidotransferase subunit GatA, giving the protein MIFEKSCRELSELLRKGEVSSVSLVHEALARIKSIDLNSFITICENEALEAAEEADRLLRSKKKLSPLCGIPIGLKDNLVTKGVETTCGSKILKGFIPPFDATVVERLKQAGMVIVGKTNMDEFGMGSSTENSHFGPVRNPWDRERVPGGSSGGSAAAVASRQVPLALGSDTGGSIRQPASFCGTVGLKPTYGCVSRYGLVAFASSLDQICPMANSVEDCAFLLEAMAGEDARDSTSVPVAVPHYPELIGENVKGMKIGIPKEFFGKGLDEEVKKSVDGATHLLEELGAQTIEVSLPHTDYAIATYYLIANAEASSNLARYDGVRYGYRTENFPDLSAMYSKTRDEGFGDEVKRRIMLGTYALSAGYYDAYYLRALKVRTLIKSDFDKALESVDCLVTPTSPTVSFKIGEKIDDPLSMYLSDVYTVSVSLAGLPAVSVPCGFSASGLPIGMQIIGKAFDESTILRVAKAFESSSNSTGKIPPAAEADIGV
- a CDS encoding ATP-dependent DNA helicase PcrA, which gives rise to MKELQKLLADLNPEQRVAVTWPEGPVLILAGAGSGKTRVLAYRIAYLIGHKGVKPQNVLAVTFTNKAAEEMAQRVQNLLEGEMKPLWLGTFHSACVRILRRDGEYVGYARNFSIFDETDSLSILKEIMKELKLSEREYNPKAIRSRISGAKNALVGPEGYPVSNRYTEQVVRVYAAYNARLRQYNGLDFDDLLLKVVELLSGYENVKDIYSDRFRHILVDEYQDTNRAQYLIVQLLSSKHRNIFVVGDDDQSIYGFRGADINNILDFEKDFPDVKTVRLEQNYRSTRLILNAASSVVRNNVGRMGKELWTENEEGEKLVLIEAADEEDEAMMICENLFRSGRNLRDFVILYRTNAQSRPIEETMRRAGLPYIVVGGMRFYERKEVKDIIAYMRLVVNPKDSVSLKRIVNSPKRGIGPAVVGRLERFAGEQGISLYESILRIEEIEEIQERYMNALRGFRNVIEKAKASVDELGAAELMSQMIDDVGYIRELEQERTREAGSRIENVRELLSSAVSYEERATDRSIRGFLTEVSLFTAIDGWNEKQEAVTLMTVHNAKGLEFPVVFISGLEDGLFPHSSSFESPSELEEERRLFYVSMTRAKEKVYLSHARERTRFGGPMPSFPSRFLKEIPEDLIDTEKSKFSQFDVGDIVRHPDWGVAKVLRLEGDGDDVRAVLRFEAGFEKLVMLKYAGLTRASKEDQWG
- the gatB gene encoding Asp-tRNA(Asn)/Glu-tRNA(Gln) amidotransferase subunit GatB, which encodes MEYETVIGMEIHAQLATRTKVFCGCSTEFGADPNVHVCPVCLGMPGVLPVLNKEVVNLAIRGALALRAKIQGMSRFARKSYFYPDLPKGYQISQYEESFATDGYVMIDSDGKRKKIRVKRMNLEEDAGKSIHEQSTTLVDFNRCGVALLEIVTMPDLKSPEEAVAYLRTVRRQLQYAGVSSCDMEKGHFRCEPNVSVRPAGSDKLGTRTELKNLNSLKAVERGLRFEIERQIGLLKRGEQVVQQSLLWDEKEQKAAPMRAKEEAEDYRYFIEPDLVPLIVDTPWVEKVKSDVPELADDRAERFVKEYGIRPYDAGVLTSTRELADYYERTIGFHKDPTGLANWISTEVLGLMHEKGIAIRELKARPEHLAELFDLIADGSINKKMAKEIFMEMAEKGMGAKAIVSQKGLRQVTDEKELEDMITRVLSENPKEVERYFGGKDALFGFFVGQVMKASRGKANPKLVNEILRRQLDKRKNSPNSQ